One Candidatus Nitronauta litoralis genomic window, GAAAAAGCGCTCGACCGACTGAATGAAAAAGGAACGACGGATTCCATCGAAACCCTCATCCGCGACAGCCTCAACCTGCTTTCCTCCGACAAACGCAAATGACCACCGACCGCGAACTCGATCCGAATTCAGAGCCCGATGAAATACAGGTGGAGACCAGTCTGCGTCCAGCGGGTTTCGATGAGTACATCGGCCAGGATGGAGTAAAAAACAATCTCGCCATCTCCATAGAAGCGGCGCGTATGCGTTCCGAAGCGCTCGACCATTCCCTCTTTTACGGACCACCTGGTCTAGGCAAAACAACACTGGCGCATATCATCGCGAAAGAAATGCAGGGGCAGATTAAAACCACATCGGGCCCGGTGATTGAACGGGCGGGAGACCTTGCGGCCCTGCTCACCAACCTTGAAAAAGGCGACCTGTTATTCATCGACGAAATTCATCGCCTGCCCAAACAGGTGGAGGAAATTCTTTATCCGGCGATGGAGGACTTTCAACTCGACATCATGATCGGCCAGGGACCCGGCGCACGTTCGGTGAAACTCGACCTGCCGCCGTTCACGTTGATTGGGGCGACAACGCGGGCGGGACTCCTCACCTCCCCCTTGCGCGACCGGTTCGGAATTGTGCATCGACTGGACTTTTACAATGCGGATGACCTGCAACAGATATTAAGTCGGTCGGCGGGTATTCTGAAAATTGCTATGAACCCTGACGGGTGCCAGGAAATCGCAAGACGATCCCGAGGCACACCACGCATTGCGAACCGACTGCTGAGGCGGGTACGGGATTACGCGCAGGTCAAGGGCGATGGCGTTATCACCAAAGAAATTGCGGAGAAGGCGCTGTCGCTGATGGAAGTTGATCCAAAAGGACTCGACAAAATGGATCACAAACTGCTGACCACATTGATTGATAAGTTTCGTGGCGGACCGGTCGGGGTGGAATCACTGGCGGCATCTATTCACGAAGAGCGGGATACCATTGAGGACGTGCTGGAACCCTACCTGTTGCAATGCGGCTTTATTAACCGCACCCCACGTGGGCGCGTGGCCACAGCCCTGGCCTTCGAACATTTCGGCAAAATCCCGCCCCAACAAGGCCAGCAGGACAAGATGTTTTAAAGTGAGGAAATAAACCAAACGCAAAGGCGAGATTCTTCACCTGCGGTTCAGAATGGCAGGATGGTGCCTTTTGTTTTTTTAACGAGTTGGAGCATTGAAATTAGATTCTATCAAACGCTATAAACCATAGTATGTCATTCTGAGGAATGAATAAAAGTTTCCCATATCTCATTTAGGGAAATCATCCTGCATCATCCCTCTTTACCATCACCTGGGCCCTCTTCCATATCATCACCCTCTGTATGTTCGAGCCAGATTTCGGCGAGGGCTTTGTCTTCGGGGACACCCACTCCGTAAAAATAACAACGTCCTACTTCATGCACAGCTTCGGGATCTCCCCCCAGAGCGGCTCTTAAATAATGTTCGAACGCCAGACGCGGGTTTTGATCCATGCCGACACCCTGCTCGTAGCAAACCGCAAGGTCAAACAGCGCTTCCAGCACGCCATCCTCTGCCGCTTGATTTAACAAAGGAATAGCTTTCTCCACATCCTTGTCCACGTTCTGTCCCTGCAGGTACCAGGAACCGAGTGTGTAGGCCGCACGGGGATCGCCTTCCGCCACGGACTGATTCAACAGGATCAACATTTTCACGATATCCGGAGATTCGGACTGGGCTTCCTCAATAGCTTTTTCAAACGTTGGCGTTTCTTTCATGTTTTTAAACACTCCAAAAAATATTTTATCCCCAGGCCAGGCGAAACTGGTCGAGCCAGTCGGGTTCCATCTGGGTGGTCCCCATCAAATTCCTTTTTTGATTGGTCGGGGAACCGTGAAAGTCGCGGCTTCCGGTTATTATCATACCGAATGATTTTGCAAGGTTCTTGAAAAAATCAACCTGGCCGGTTTTTTCGTGATAGGGGTAGACACATTCGAGCCCCATCAGGCCATACCCTTTCAACTCTTCCACCATGGCAGGTGCGTGTTCCGGCATACGCCCTTTCTGCGGGTTCACCAGAGAATAGGTTCGTTCCCCTGGATGGGCAATCACCGGGATACCATTACTCCGACGTACCATCTCCAATGCTTCCTGAGCAGAAAGGTTGTCTTTTTCGACGTTGTATTTGACGAGATAAAGATCAAACGCTTCCCTTCTGTCTTTCACAATCCCCAACCTTTCCATCTCCGCCGCAAGGTGAGGTCGGGCCAGCACCCCCTCTGATGCCCGCTCTACGTTTTCAAATTTGATGGTGCCACGAAAACGGTCCGGGATCACTTCATTAATCCGAGCGATCAATTCATGCATACGATCGATCCTTTGCTGACGCATTTCTTCTACACGGGTCCAGAGTTCCGGTTGAATCGATTCCAGATCCTTGAAGTAACTCAACAGGTGAAGGTTAAAGTCCCGATAGGCTACGGTGATTTCTATCCCGGGAAACGCTTCAACCTGTTTTTCCCTGGCAGCCTCAAGAAAAGATGGCAGACCGGAAAACGTGTCGTGATCAGTAAGAGATAAAATTCCGACTCCCTGCTTTTTGGCAATATCAACCAGGTCGCGTGGATGAAATTCTCCATCCGAAAACGTAGAATGCATGTGAATTTCAAAGGGTCTACGAGGCATAAATGAGAGGAGCTCCGGGTTCAGGGTCATGTCAGGATGCACTGCCCCTTATGGTTAAACTGATTTTTAGTGTAACACTTTTAAATGGCTTCCAAATGAAAACATCCGGTATGCTCACTGTTTGCACTAACCGGAAATATTGGATACTCTTGACCGGAACACTAACGAGAGAAAAAAAATTCATGTTAAGCCGCCTTTTTCAATTCAATTGCAGAAAACGACTGGTGCTCGCCATCCTTGTCATGACCCTTGCCGGATGCTTGACCGCGCAACAGGCGGAAACCACCCCAGGTAAAACCGGGAAAATTTTAATCGTGTTTTCGGGGCAGGCGCTTGGAGAACTGAAACCCTGCGGCTGTGCCAAGGAAGAAGATCAGGGTGGCATCGAACGTCGCATGGGTTATTTTTTAAACAAACAGCCTAAGGACA contains:
- the ruvB gene encoding Holliday junction branch migration DNA helicase RuvB translates to MTTDRELDPNSEPDEIQVETSLRPAGFDEYIGQDGVKNNLAISIEAARMRSEALDHSLFYGPPGLGKTTLAHIIAKEMQGQIKTTSGPVIERAGDLAALLTNLEKGDLLFIDEIHRLPKQVEEILYPAMEDFQLDIMIGQGPGARSVKLDLPPFTLIGATTRAGLLTSPLRDRFGIVHRLDFYNADDLQQILSRSAGILKIAMNPDGCQEIARRSRGTPRIANRLLRRVRDYAQVKGDGVITKEIAEKALSLMEVDPKGLDKMDHKLLTTLIDKFRGGPVGVESLAASIHEERDTIEDVLEPYLLQCGFINRTPRGRVATALAFEHFGKIPPQQGQQDKMF
- a CDS encoding sel1 repeat family protein codes for the protein MKETPTFEKAIEEAQSESPDIVKMLILLNQSVAEGDPRAAYTLGSWYLQGQNVDKDVEKAIPLLNQAAEDGVLEALFDLAVCYEQGVGMDQNPRLAFEHYLRAALGGDPEAVHEVGRCYFYGVGVPEDKALAEIWLEHTEGDDMEEGPGDGKEG
- a CDS encoding PHP domain-containing protein, with amino-acid sequence MPRRPFEIHMHSTFSDGEFHPRDLVDIAKKQGVGILSLTDHDTFSGLPSFLEAAREKQVEAFPGIEITVAYRDFNLHLLSYFKDLESIQPELWTRVEEMRQQRIDRMHELIARINEVIPDRFRGTIKFENVERASEGVLARPHLAAEMERLGIVKDRREAFDLYLVKYNVEKDNLSAQEALEMVRRSNGIPVIAHPGERTYSLVNPQKGRMPEHAPAMVEELKGYGLMGLECVYPYHEKTGQVDFFKNLAKSFGMIITGSRDFHGSPTNQKRNLMGTTQMEPDWLDQFRLAWG